Proteins encoded by one window of Danaus plexippus chromosome Z, MEX_DaPlex, whole genome shotgun sequence:
- the LOC116777351 gene encoding small G protein signaling modulator 2-like isoform X3 yields the protein MAAQNKVESASEEMPANDPSTDQKERLIAAVKKEVKQLMEEAVTRKFVHEESGGVTALCGAVEACLGQGLRRRALGLFKTSSTTALLHKIAKNCPEAALVSARVLAAEGAPATRSASGVERRPSAPRPPLNKRGSGSLLSQSPPQSKYLWIRIALFERQLSKIIEHLVNNASRYYERDALVADPDYGSILSSLLVGPCALEYSKAKAPACFWTDPPADELVQRHRMSAGTTTPPSVRRPILNFRRSLNASSEDSGAVSSASGNTSSSTAKDYVESLHQNSRATLLYGKNNVRVQPKDVEEPMPGYLSLHQTAAGLVIKWTPNQLMNGYAESEGVDKSVYWAMSLQVCVWEVVYVHVHRSQASDALILVGQDGVQRPPIQFPKGGHLLSFLSNLETGLLPHGQLDPPLWSQRGSGKVFGRGKIRRRPMPSLCESGESEEPDWDEAAGDYVFRIVNNALTDREAIRHSLLERVIQSPPRTPRRPLASTSTTSSDSSTMSVDCPPPSVNGIVATPANNFVEQSLTQLRVQAASIELVCSTMRRQIISRAFYGWLAYCRHLSTVRTHLSGLVHPNIICREGTENGLTAELWNSMMDNKGAVTDKDEVYRVVYYGGVQHDIRREVWPYLLGYYEFGSTAEERTEQDAAYRRQYETTMSEWLCVEAIVRQRDREATAASIARLSEASGKPRPEASEANEVFEDDCSVISDNPPIVSPEPSENEQKKPESKPVLSRAPSIDEVENIEMDSEEKGKDDVTLNGETETSDRDIADDSFTELEEDDEDVYAKSVIENPEMRRESIAEIKRLAEGIVQKSEGRGLLCSVDSANININGNDKVDENQTTRQEQQHTSVIITNPSVDLVPSGSPASGGTTVNVSPARSPLGVVREESQSAGASFDTLEPSDARPDNRSDCVSPASSNGGVYSNELVESFALNLHRIEKDVQRCDRNYPFFNDENLDKLRNIMCTYVWEHLETGYMQGMCDLAAPLLVVVREEAAAHALFTQLMTRARDNFPSGQAMDAHFADMRSLIQILDCELYELMHAHGDYTHFYFCYRWFLLDFKRELLYQDVFSAWELIWSARYVSSEHMVLFLALALLETYRDVILANAMDFTDIIKFFNEMAERHDAAAVLSLARDLVLQVQTLIENK from the exons aattgCCCGGAAGCGGCTTTAGTATCAGCTCGTGTTCTAGCAGCGGAAGGTGCCCCTGCAACTCGATCAGCTTCAGGAGTCGAGAGACGACCTTCAGCCCCTCGACCACCTCTAAATAAGAGAGGCTCTGGGTCCCTGCTTTCACAATCACCACCACAGTCCAA GTACCTCTGGATACGGATAGCTCTCTTCGAACGTCAATTGTCGAAGATAATAGAGCATCTGGTGAACAATGCAAGCAGATATTACGAAAGAGATGCATTGGTAGCGGATCCCGATTACGGCAGTATCTTGAGCTCTCTGCTGGTTGGACCTTGTGCTCTCGAATATTCAAAGGCCAAAGCACCGGCATGTTTCTGGACAGACCCACCAGCAGACGAACTT GTCCAGAGGCATAGAATGTCAGCAGGAACAACAACTCCGCCATCAGTACGAAGACCCATATTAAACTTCAGAAGGAGTCTGAACGCATCTTCGGAGGACAGTGGAGCTGTTAGCTCag CCTCTGGCAATACTTCAAGTTCTACTGCCAAAGATTATGTGGAGAGCTTACACCAAAATTCGAGAGCTACGCTTTTATATGGCAAAAACAATGTACGGGTTCAACCG aaaGATGTAGAAGAACCCATGCCAGGTTATTTGAGCCTGCATCAGACAGCAGCTGGTCTCGTCATAAAATGGACGCCTAATCAGTTGATGAATGGATACGCTGAGAGCGAAGGTGTCGACAAAAG TGTATACTGGGCGATGTCCCTCCAAGTCTGTGTGTGGGAGGTCGTGTACGTTCATGTACATCGGTCACAGGCGAGTGATGCCCTCATACTTGTTGGACAAGACGGCGTCCAACGTCCACCGATACAATTCCCCAaag GAGGACATCTTCTATCATTTCTAAGCAATTTAGAAACTGGCCTTCTACCACACGGACAATTGGATCCGCCGTTGTGGTCACAAAGGGGAAGCGGAAAA GTGTTCGGACGTGGTAAAATCCGTAGACGACCGATGCCAAGTCTTTGCGAGTCCGGTGAATCCGAAGAACCGGATTGGGACGAGGCCGCGGGAGATTACGTGTTTCGTATTGTTAATAACGCACTCACTGACAGAGAAG CAATACGTCATTCTTTATTGGAGCGTGTGATACAATCTCCTCCAAGGACGCCTCGTAGACCATTGGCCTCTACGTCAACAACTTCATCAGATTCATCCACCATGTCCGTAGATTGTCCTCCGCCTTCTGTGAATGGGATCGTAGCTACGCCGGCTAATAATTTCGTAGAACAG TCTTTAACGCAATTACGTGTCCAGGCTGCATCTATAGAACTCGTCTGCAGTACTATGCGTCGTCAAATCATATCCAGGGCGTTCTACGGATGGCTAGCTTACTGTCGCCATTTATCAACAGTACGGACACATCTCAGCGGTCTTGTTCATCCCAATATAATTTGCAGAG aAGGCACAGAGAACGGCCTTACTGCGGAACTTTGGAATTCCATGATGGATAATAAAGGTGCGGTGACTGATAAGGACGAAGTTTACCGTGTAGTATACTATGGAGGGGTACAACACGACATACGACGAGAGGTTTGGCCGTATCTTCTCGGTTACTATGA GTTTGGTTCAACAGCAGAAGAGCGAACCGAACAAGACGCAGCTTACCGCCGTCAGTATGAAACAACAATGTCAGAGTGGTTATGTGTTGAGGCGATTGTTCGACAGCGTGACAGGGAAGCCACAGCCGCGTCCATAGCGCGACTTAGTGAAGCCTCAGGAAAACCACGACCTGAAGCTAGCGAGGCTAATGAG GTATTTGAAGACGATTGCAGTGTGATATCTGATAATCCTCCAATAGTTTCCCCTGAACCAAGCGAAAATGAACAAAAGAAGCCTGAATCTAAACCGGTGCTATCACGAGCGCCTAGCATAGACGAAGTGGAAAACATAGAAATGGACTCAGAGGAGAAAGGAAAAGACGATGTAACTTTAAACGGAGAGACTGAGACAAGTGATAGAGATATTGCTGATGATAGTTTCACTGAGCTAGAAGAAGACGACGAAGATGTCTACGCTAAGAGTGTAATCGAAAATCCAGAGATGAGGAGGGAGAGCATAGCGGAAATCAAGAGATTAGCTGAAGGTATCGTACAAAAGAGCGAAGGGAGAGGTCTGCTTTGCAGTGTTGATAGtgccaatataaatattaatggtaATGATAAAGTGGATGAAAACCAAACAACAAGACAGGAACAGCAACATACTAGCGTGATTATAACAAATCCCTCCGTTGACTTGGTGCCATCTGGTTCACCTGCGTCCGGTGGTACTACAG TTAACGTAAGTCCAGCTCGTAGTCCATTGGGTGTGGTCCGTGAGGAGTCTCAGTCCGCAGGAGCATCCTTCGACACTTTAGAGCCAAGTGACGCTCGTCCTGACAACAGATCCGACTGCGTATCACCAGCTAGCTCTAATGGAGGGGTCTATTCG AATGAATTGGTTGAGAGTTTCGCGTTAAATCTTCACCGCATCGAAAAGGATGTTCAGAGATGTGACCGAAATTATCCTTTCTTTAATGACGAAAATTTAGATAAACTGAGGAACATTATGTGCAC GTATGTGTGGGAGCATCTGGAGACAGGTTACATGCAGGGCATGTGTGACCTAGCAGCTCCTCTGCTGGTTGTAGTCCGCGAGGAGGCGGCCGCCCACGCCCTGTTCACACAGCTGATGACACGCGCTAGAGACAACTTCCCATCGGGACAGGCCATGGATGCACATTTTGCAGATATGAG GTCTTTGATACAAATTCTCGACTGCGAGCTGTACGAGTTAATGCACGCCCACGGCGATTACACTCACTTCTACTTCTGCTACCGCTGGTTCTTGCTGGACTTTAAGAGAGAACTTTTGTACCAGGAT GTGTTCTCCGCGTGGGAATTGATCTGGTCAGCTCGTTACGTGTCCTCTGAGCACATGGTGCTGTTCTTAGCGCTGGCGCTGCTGGAGACCTATCGTGACGTCATCCTCGCTAATGCCATGGACTTCACGGACATCATCAAGTTCTTCAACG AGATGGCCGAGCGTCACGACGCTGCCGCCGTTCTATCACTTGCAAGGGATCTCGTCCTTCAAGTTCAAACTCTAATAGAGAACAAATAA
- the LOC116777351 gene encoding small G protein signaling modulator 2-like isoform X2: MAAQNKVESASEEMPANDPSTDQKERLIAAVKKEVKQLMEEAVTRKFVHEESGGVTALCGAVEACLGQGLRRRALGLFKTSSTTALLHKIAKNCPEAALVSARVLAAEGAPATRSASGVERRPSAPRPPLNKRGSGSLLSQSPPQSKYLWIRIALFERQLSKIIEHLVNNASRYYERDALVADPDYGSILSSLLVGPCALEYSKAKAPACFWTDPPADELVQRHRMSAGTTTPPSVRRPILNFRRSLNASSEDSGAVSSASGNTSSSTAKDYVESLHQNSRATLLYGKNNVRVQPKDVEEPMPGYLSLHQTAAGLVIKWTPNQLMNGYAESEGVDKSRWHLVHTTACPHTVLSSKAPCTVYRRRCSGPLCIDCVYWAMSLQVCVWEVVYVHVHRSQASDALILVGQDGVQRPPIQFPKGGHLLSFLSNLETGLLPHGQLDPPLWSQRGSGKVFGRGKIRRRPMPSLCESGESEEPDWDEAAGDYVFRIVNNALTDREAIRHSLLERVIQSPPRTPRRPLASTSTTSSDSSTMSVDCPPPSVNGIVATPANNFVEQAASIELVCSTMRRQIISRAFYGWLAYCRHLSTVRTHLSGLVHPNIICREGTENGLTAELWNSMMDNKGAVTDKDEVYRVVYYGGVQHDIRREVWPYLLGYYEFGSTAEERTEQDAAYRRQYETTMSEWLCVEAIVRQRDREATAASIARLSEASGKPRPEASEANEVFEDDCSVISDNPPIVSPEPSENEQKKPESKPVLSRAPSIDEVENIEMDSEEKGKDDVTLNGETETSDRDIADDSFTELEEDDEDVYAKSVIENPEMRRESIAEIKRLAEGIVQKSEGRGLLCSVDSANININGNDKVDENQTTRQEQQHTSVIITNPSVDLVPSGSPASGGTTVNVSPARSPLGVVREESQSAGASFDTLEPSDARPDNRSDCVSPASSNGGVYSNELVESFALNLHRIEKDVQRCDRNYPFFNDENLDKLRNIMCTYVWEHLETGYMQGMCDLAAPLLVVVREEAAAHALFTQLMTRARDNFPSGQAMDAHFADMRSLIQILDCELYELMHAHGDYTHFYFCYRWFLLDFKRELLYQDVFSAWELIWSARYVSSEHMVLFLALALLETYRDVILANAMDFTDIIKFFNEMAERHDAAAVLSLARDLVLQVQTLIENK; encoded by the exons aattgCCCGGAAGCGGCTTTAGTATCAGCTCGTGTTCTAGCAGCGGAAGGTGCCCCTGCAACTCGATCAGCTTCAGGAGTCGAGAGACGACCTTCAGCCCCTCGACCACCTCTAAATAAGAGAGGCTCTGGGTCCCTGCTTTCACAATCACCACCACAGTCCAA GTACCTCTGGATACGGATAGCTCTCTTCGAACGTCAATTGTCGAAGATAATAGAGCATCTGGTGAACAATGCAAGCAGATATTACGAAAGAGATGCATTGGTAGCGGATCCCGATTACGGCAGTATCTTGAGCTCTCTGCTGGTTGGACCTTGTGCTCTCGAATATTCAAAGGCCAAAGCACCGGCATGTTTCTGGACAGACCCACCAGCAGACGAACTT GTCCAGAGGCATAGAATGTCAGCAGGAACAACAACTCCGCCATCAGTACGAAGACCCATATTAAACTTCAGAAGGAGTCTGAACGCATCTTCGGAGGACAGTGGAGCTGTTAGCTCag CCTCTGGCAATACTTCAAGTTCTACTGCCAAAGATTATGTGGAGAGCTTACACCAAAATTCGAGAGCTACGCTTTTATATGGCAAAAACAATGTACGGGTTCAACCG aaaGATGTAGAAGAACCCATGCCAGGTTATTTGAGCCTGCATCAGACAGCAGCTGGTCTCGTCATAAAATGGACGCCTAATCAGTTGATGAATGGATACGCTGAGAGCGAAGGTGTCGACAAAAG TCGCTGGCACCTAGTACATACAACGGCTTGTCCCCATACTGTTCTGTCTAGTAAGGCGCCATGTACTGTATATAGACGGCGATGTTCCGGACCCCTTTGTATCGATTG TGTATACTGGGCGATGTCCCTCCAAGTCTGTGTGTGGGAGGTCGTGTACGTTCATGTACATCGGTCACAGGCGAGTGATGCCCTCATACTTGTTGGACAAGACGGCGTCCAACGTCCACCGATACAATTCCCCAaag GAGGACATCTTCTATCATTTCTAAGCAATTTAGAAACTGGCCTTCTACCACACGGACAATTGGATCCGCCGTTGTGGTCACAAAGGGGAAGCGGAAAA GTGTTCGGACGTGGTAAAATCCGTAGACGACCGATGCCAAGTCTTTGCGAGTCCGGTGAATCCGAAGAACCGGATTGGGACGAGGCCGCGGGAGATTACGTGTTTCGTATTGTTAATAACGCACTCACTGACAGAGAAG CAATACGTCATTCTTTATTGGAGCGTGTGATACAATCTCCTCCAAGGACGCCTCGTAGACCATTGGCCTCTACGTCAACAACTTCATCAGATTCATCCACCATGTCCGTAGATTGTCCTCCGCCTTCTGTGAATGGGATCGTAGCTACGCCGGCTAATAATTTCGTAGAACAG GCTGCATCTATAGAACTCGTCTGCAGTACTATGCGTCGTCAAATCATATCCAGGGCGTTCTACGGATGGCTAGCTTACTGTCGCCATTTATCAACAGTACGGACACATCTCAGCGGTCTTGTTCATCCCAATATAATTTGCAGAG aAGGCACAGAGAACGGCCTTACTGCGGAACTTTGGAATTCCATGATGGATAATAAAGGTGCGGTGACTGATAAGGACGAAGTTTACCGTGTAGTATACTATGGAGGGGTACAACACGACATACGACGAGAGGTTTGGCCGTATCTTCTCGGTTACTATGA GTTTGGTTCAACAGCAGAAGAGCGAACCGAACAAGACGCAGCTTACCGCCGTCAGTATGAAACAACAATGTCAGAGTGGTTATGTGTTGAGGCGATTGTTCGACAGCGTGACAGGGAAGCCACAGCCGCGTCCATAGCGCGACTTAGTGAAGCCTCAGGAAAACCACGACCTGAAGCTAGCGAGGCTAATGAG GTATTTGAAGACGATTGCAGTGTGATATCTGATAATCCTCCAATAGTTTCCCCTGAACCAAGCGAAAATGAACAAAAGAAGCCTGAATCTAAACCGGTGCTATCACGAGCGCCTAGCATAGACGAAGTGGAAAACATAGAAATGGACTCAGAGGAGAAAGGAAAAGACGATGTAACTTTAAACGGAGAGACTGAGACAAGTGATAGAGATATTGCTGATGATAGTTTCACTGAGCTAGAAGAAGACGACGAAGATGTCTACGCTAAGAGTGTAATCGAAAATCCAGAGATGAGGAGGGAGAGCATAGCGGAAATCAAGAGATTAGCTGAAGGTATCGTACAAAAGAGCGAAGGGAGAGGTCTGCTTTGCAGTGTTGATAGtgccaatataaatattaatggtaATGATAAAGTGGATGAAAACCAAACAACAAGACAGGAACAGCAACATACTAGCGTGATTATAACAAATCCCTCCGTTGACTTGGTGCCATCTGGTTCACCTGCGTCCGGTGGTACTACAG TTAACGTAAGTCCAGCTCGTAGTCCATTGGGTGTGGTCCGTGAGGAGTCTCAGTCCGCAGGAGCATCCTTCGACACTTTAGAGCCAAGTGACGCTCGTCCTGACAACAGATCCGACTGCGTATCACCAGCTAGCTCTAATGGAGGGGTCTATTCG AATGAATTGGTTGAGAGTTTCGCGTTAAATCTTCACCGCATCGAAAAGGATGTTCAGAGATGTGACCGAAATTATCCTTTCTTTAATGACGAAAATTTAGATAAACTGAGGAACATTATGTGCAC GTATGTGTGGGAGCATCTGGAGACAGGTTACATGCAGGGCATGTGTGACCTAGCAGCTCCTCTGCTGGTTGTAGTCCGCGAGGAGGCGGCCGCCCACGCCCTGTTCACACAGCTGATGACACGCGCTAGAGACAACTTCCCATCGGGACAGGCCATGGATGCACATTTTGCAGATATGAG GTCTTTGATACAAATTCTCGACTGCGAGCTGTACGAGTTAATGCACGCCCACGGCGATTACACTCACTTCTACTTCTGCTACCGCTGGTTCTTGCTGGACTTTAAGAGAGAACTTTTGTACCAGGAT GTGTTCTCCGCGTGGGAATTGATCTGGTCAGCTCGTTACGTGTCCTCTGAGCACATGGTGCTGTTCTTAGCGCTGGCGCTGCTGGAGACCTATCGTGACGTCATCCTCGCTAATGCCATGGACTTCACGGACATCATCAAGTTCTTCAACG AGATGGCCGAGCGTCACGACGCTGCCGCCGTTCTATCACTTGCAAGGGATCTCGTCCTTCAAGTTCAAACTCTAATAGAGAACAAATAA
- the LOC116777351 gene encoding small G protein signaling modulator 2-like isoform X1: MAAQNKVESASEEMPANDPSTDQKERLIAAVKKEVKQLMEEAVTRKFVHEESGGVTALCGAVEACLGQGLRRRALGLFKTSSTTALLHKIAKNCPEAALVSARVLAAEGAPATRSASGVERRPSAPRPPLNKRGSGSLLSQSPPQSKYLWIRIALFERQLSKIIEHLVNNASRYYERDALVADPDYGSILSSLLVGPCALEYSKAKAPACFWTDPPADELVQRHRMSAGTTTPPSVRRPILNFRRSLNASSEDSGAVSSASGNTSSSTAKDYVESLHQNSRATLLYGKNNVRVQPKDVEEPMPGYLSLHQTAAGLVIKWTPNQLMNGYAESEGVDKSRWHLVHTTACPHTVLSSKAPCTVYRRRCSGPLCIDCVYWAMSLQVCVWEVVYVHVHRSQASDALILVGQDGVQRPPIQFPKGGHLLSFLSNLETGLLPHGQLDPPLWSQRGSGKVFGRGKIRRRPMPSLCESGESEEPDWDEAAGDYVFRIVNNALTDREAIRHSLLERVIQSPPRTPRRPLASTSTTSSDSSTMSVDCPPPSVNGIVATPANNFVEQSLTQLRVQAASIELVCSTMRRQIISRAFYGWLAYCRHLSTVRTHLSGLVHPNIICREGTENGLTAELWNSMMDNKGAVTDKDEVYRVVYYGGVQHDIRREVWPYLLGYYEFGSTAEERTEQDAAYRRQYETTMSEWLCVEAIVRQRDREATAASIARLSEASGKPRPEASEANEVFEDDCSVISDNPPIVSPEPSENEQKKPESKPVLSRAPSIDEVENIEMDSEEKGKDDVTLNGETETSDRDIADDSFTELEEDDEDVYAKSVIENPEMRRESIAEIKRLAEGIVQKSEGRGLLCSVDSANININGNDKVDENQTTRQEQQHTSVIITNPSVDLVPSGSPASGGTTVNVSPARSPLGVVREESQSAGASFDTLEPSDARPDNRSDCVSPASSNGGVYSNELVESFALNLHRIEKDVQRCDRNYPFFNDENLDKLRNIMCTYVWEHLETGYMQGMCDLAAPLLVVVREEAAAHALFTQLMTRARDNFPSGQAMDAHFADMRSLIQILDCELYELMHAHGDYTHFYFCYRWFLLDFKRELLYQDVFSAWELIWSARYVSSEHMVLFLALALLETYRDVILANAMDFTDIIKFFNEMAERHDAAAVLSLARDLVLQVQTLIENK, from the exons aattgCCCGGAAGCGGCTTTAGTATCAGCTCGTGTTCTAGCAGCGGAAGGTGCCCCTGCAACTCGATCAGCTTCAGGAGTCGAGAGACGACCTTCAGCCCCTCGACCACCTCTAAATAAGAGAGGCTCTGGGTCCCTGCTTTCACAATCACCACCACAGTCCAA GTACCTCTGGATACGGATAGCTCTCTTCGAACGTCAATTGTCGAAGATAATAGAGCATCTGGTGAACAATGCAAGCAGATATTACGAAAGAGATGCATTGGTAGCGGATCCCGATTACGGCAGTATCTTGAGCTCTCTGCTGGTTGGACCTTGTGCTCTCGAATATTCAAAGGCCAAAGCACCGGCATGTTTCTGGACAGACCCACCAGCAGACGAACTT GTCCAGAGGCATAGAATGTCAGCAGGAACAACAACTCCGCCATCAGTACGAAGACCCATATTAAACTTCAGAAGGAGTCTGAACGCATCTTCGGAGGACAGTGGAGCTGTTAGCTCag CCTCTGGCAATACTTCAAGTTCTACTGCCAAAGATTATGTGGAGAGCTTACACCAAAATTCGAGAGCTACGCTTTTATATGGCAAAAACAATGTACGGGTTCAACCG aaaGATGTAGAAGAACCCATGCCAGGTTATTTGAGCCTGCATCAGACAGCAGCTGGTCTCGTCATAAAATGGACGCCTAATCAGTTGATGAATGGATACGCTGAGAGCGAAGGTGTCGACAAAAG TCGCTGGCACCTAGTACATACAACGGCTTGTCCCCATACTGTTCTGTCTAGTAAGGCGCCATGTACTGTATATAGACGGCGATGTTCCGGACCCCTTTGTATCGATTG TGTATACTGGGCGATGTCCCTCCAAGTCTGTGTGTGGGAGGTCGTGTACGTTCATGTACATCGGTCACAGGCGAGTGATGCCCTCATACTTGTTGGACAAGACGGCGTCCAACGTCCACCGATACAATTCCCCAaag GAGGACATCTTCTATCATTTCTAAGCAATTTAGAAACTGGCCTTCTACCACACGGACAATTGGATCCGCCGTTGTGGTCACAAAGGGGAAGCGGAAAA GTGTTCGGACGTGGTAAAATCCGTAGACGACCGATGCCAAGTCTTTGCGAGTCCGGTGAATCCGAAGAACCGGATTGGGACGAGGCCGCGGGAGATTACGTGTTTCGTATTGTTAATAACGCACTCACTGACAGAGAAG CAATACGTCATTCTTTATTGGAGCGTGTGATACAATCTCCTCCAAGGACGCCTCGTAGACCATTGGCCTCTACGTCAACAACTTCATCAGATTCATCCACCATGTCCGTAGATTGTCCTCCGCCTTCTGTGAATGGGATCGTAGCTACGCCGGCTAATAATTTCGTAGAACAG TCTTTAACGCAATTACGTGTCCAGGCTGCATCTATAGAACTCGTCTGCAGTACTATGCGTCGTCAAATCATATCCAGGGCGTTCTACGGATGGCTAGCTTACTGTCGCCATTTATCAACAGTACGGACACATCTCAGCGGTCTTGTTCATCCCAATATAATTTGCAGAG aAGGCACAGAGAACGGCCTTACTGCGGAACTTTGGAATTCCATGATGGATAATAAAGGTGCGGTGACTGATAAGGACGAAGTTTACCGTGTAGTATACTATGGAGGGGTACAACACGACATACGACGAGAGGTTTGGCCGTATCTTCTCGGTTACTATGA GTTTGGTTCAACAGCAGAAGAGCGAACCGAACAAGACGCAGCTTACCGCCGTCAGTATGAAACAACAATGTCAGAGTGGTTATGTGTTGAGGCGATTGTTCGACAGCGTGACAGGGAAGCCACAGCCGCGTCCATAGCGCGACTTAGTGAAGCCTCAGGAAAACCACGACCTGAAGCTAGCGAGGCTAATGAG GTATTTGAAGACGATTGCAGTGTGATATCTGATAATCCTCCAATAGTTTCCCCTGAACCAAGCGAAAATGAACAAAAGAAGCCTGAATCTAAACCGGTGCTATCACGAGCGCCTAGCATAGACGAAGTGGAAAACATAGAAATGGACTCAGAGGAGAAAGGAAAAGACGATGTAACTTTAAACGGAGAGACTGAGACAAGTGATAGAGATATTGCTGATGATAGTTTCACTGAGCTAGAAGAAGACGACGAAGATGTCTACGCTAAGAGTGTAATCGAAAATCCAGAGATGAGGAGGGAGAGCATAGCGGAAATCAAGAGATTAGCTGAAGGTATCGTACAAAAGAGCGAAGGGAGAGGTCTGCTTTGCAGTGTTGATAGtgccaatataaatattaatggtaATGATAAAGTGGATGAAAACCAAACAACAAGACAGGAACAGCAACATACTAGCGTGATTATAACAAATCCCTCCGTTGACTTGGTGCCATCTGGTTCACCTGCGTCCGGTGGTACTACAG TTAACGTAAGTCCAGCTCGTAGTCCATTGGGTGTGGTCCGTGAGGAGTCTCAGTCCGCAGGAGCATCCTTCGACACTTTAGAGCCAAGTGACGCTCGTCCTGACAACAGATCCGACTGCGTATCACCAGCTAGCTCTAATGGAGGGGTCTATTCG AATGAATTGGTTGAGAGTTTCGCGTTAAATCTTCACCGCATCGAAAAGGATGTTCAGAGATGTGACCGAAATTATCCTTTCTTTAATGACGAAAATTTAGATAAACTGAGGAACATTATGTGCAC GTATGTGTGGGAGCATCTGGAGACAGGTTACATGCAGGGCATGTGTGACCTAGCAGCTCCTCTGCTGGTTGTAGTCCGCGAGGAGGCGGCCGCCCACGCCCTGTTCACACAGCTGATGACACGCGCTAGAGACAACTTCCCATCGGGACAGGCCATGGATGCACATTTTGCAGATATGAG GTCTTTGATACAAATTCTCGACTGCGAGCTGTACGAGTTAATGCACGCCCACGGCGATTACACTCACTTCTACTTCTGCTACCGCTGGTTCTTGCTGGACTTTAAGAGAGAACTTTTGTACCAGGAT GTGTTCTCCGCGTGGGAATTGATCTGGTCAGCTCGTTACGTGTCCTCTGAGCACATGGTGCTGTTCTTAGCGCTGGCGCTGCTGGAGACCTATCGTGACGTCATCCTCGCTAATGCCATGGACTTCACGGACATCATCAAGTTCTTCAACG AGATGGCCGAGCGTCACGACGCTGCCGCCGTTCTATCACTTGCAAGGGATCTCGTCCTTCAAGTTCAAACTCTAATAGAGAACAAATAA